Proteins encoded in a region of the Paludisphaera rhizosphaerae genome:
- a CDS encoding beta-lactamase hydrolase domain-containing protein produces the protein MNLERPITDRITIADQPSAEDLARLKAEGYVAVVNLRKDGEPAQPMDVAAEGKEVADLGMAYHHYAIDQPPLTESGVTATSDFIDREAAKGKVLVHCMKGARAAALVLLQQARAHGWQPDEVLAKGRAVGLELPPPLQAKVDQYLKSQG, from the coding sequence ATGAACCTGGAACGGCCGATCACCGACCGGATCACCATTGCGGATCAGCCTTCGGCGGAGGATCTTGCTCGGCTCAAGGCGGAAGGCTATGTGGCCGTCGTGAATCTCCGCAAGGACGGCGAGCCCGCGCAGCCGATGGACGTCGCCGCCGAGGGGAAGGAAGTCGCCGACCTGGGGATGGCCTACCATCACTACGCGATCGACCAACCGCCGCTGACCGAATCCGGGGTGACGGCGACCAGCGATTTCATCGACCGCGAGGCGGCGAAGGGGAAGGTGCTCGTCCACTGCATGAAGGGAGCCCGAGCCGCCGCCCTGGTGCTGCTCCAGCAAGCCCGAGCCCACGGCTGGCAACCCGACGAGGTGCTTGCCAAGGGCCGCGCGGTCGGCCTGGAGCTGCCGCCCCCGCTGCAGGCGAAGGTCGATCAGTATTTGAAGTCGCAAGGCTGA